The Acidiferrobacter thiooxydans sequence TCCGCGCGTATTTGTCAACGATACGGTGGGCGGCGAATGAGGTTTTGATATCTTGTGGATAACTGGGGCCCGTCCTAGACTATCGGCCCTGCCCCCTCCCAAATCAGGTTGAGATACCGTGAGTCAGCCGACCATCTGGAAAAAATGTTTGGACCGGCTCGAAGAGGAGCTGTCCGCACAGCAATTCAATACGTGGATCCGGCCGCTTCAGGCCGAGTGGGATAAGAACTGTTTACGGTT is a genomic window containing:
- a CDS encoding DnaA N-terminal domain-containing protein, which gives rise to MWKKCLDRLEEELSAQQFNTWIRPLQAEWDKNCLR